A single region of the Candidatus Aminicenantes bacterium genome encodes:
- the guaA gene encoding glutamine-hydrolyzing GMP synthase, which translates to MRDKILILDFGSQYTQLIARSVRELGVFSEIRPYDFSLDRIREAPPAGIVLSGGPASITVAGAPRVDRDLFGLGIPILGICYGMQLITQTLGGRVERSTRREYGQAELLVGAVSPLFAKVKARSTVWMSHGDSLARTAPGYTVIARSSDGAVAAIENQKSRIFAVQFHPEVKHTQEGKKILANFLFTITGAARTWNMKNFVAEESERLREQCLGKRVVLGVSGGVDSTTLAVLLRRALGKNVTAIFVNNGLLRLNEEKEVLHNLRRRLGLNVTYIDASRRFLRNLKGVADPERKRKIIGKTFIDVFYQGLPDFDFLVQGTLYPDVIESNPVQGPSQTIKTHHNRVPEVRRLEKQGRIIEPFKFLFKDEVRAVARLLQIPADLFNRHPFPGPGLAVRILGDVTPAKLSILRSADDIFISELKRSGWYEKTWQAFAVLLPVRSVGVMGDERAYGQVIALRAVTSTDGMTANWAALPAEVLDAAANRIVRQVHQVTRVVYDITAKPPATIEWE; encoded by the coding sequence ATGAGAGACAAAATCCTGATCCTCGACTTCGGCTCGCAATACACCCAGCTCATCGCCCGGAGCGTGCGCGAGCTCGGCGTTTTCTCGGAGATCCGCCCCTACGATTTCAGCCTGGACAGGATCAGGGAAGCGCCTCCGGCCGGGATCGTCCTCTCGGGCGGACCGGCCAGCATCACCGTTGCCGGGGCGCCGCGGGTCGACCGCGATTTGTTCGGGTTGGGCATTCCGATACTGGGCATCTGCTACGGCATGCAGCTGATCACCCAGACTCTGGGCGGCCGGGTGGAACGCTCGACCCGGCGCGAATACGGCCAGGCCGAACTGCTGGTCGGCGCCGTTTCCCCCCTTTTCGCCAAGGTCAAGGCGCGCAGCACGGTCTGGATGAGCCACGGCGATTCGCTCGCCCGCACCGCCCCCGGCTACACGGTCATCGCCCGCTCAAGCGACGGCGCCGTCGCCGCCATCGAGAACCAAAAAAGCCGCATCTTCGCCGTGCAGTTCCACCCCGAGGTCAAGCACACCCAGGAGGGGAAGAAGATATTGGCCAATTTCCTGTTCACCATCACCGGCGCCGCCAGGACCTGGAACATGAAGAACTTCGTCGCCGAAGAGAGCGAACGGCTGCGCGAGCAATGCCTGGGAAAGCGCGTGGTGCTCGGTGTGAGCGGCGGCGTCGATTCGACCACCCTGGCCGTGCTGCTGCGCCGGGCGCTGGGAAAGAACGTCACCGCCATCTTCGTCAACAACGGCCTGCTGCGCCTGAACGAGGAAAAGGAGGTGCTGCACAACCTGCGCCGGCGCCTGGGCTTGAACGTCACCTACATCGACGCCAGCCGCCGCTTCCTGCGCAACCTCAAAGGTGTCGCTGATCCGGAACGCAAGCGCAAGATCATCGGCAAGACCTTCATCGACGTCTTCTACCAGGGGCTGCCCGATTTCGATTTCCTCGTCCAGGGCACCCTGTATCCCGACGTGATCGAGAGCAACCCGGTCCAGGGCCCGTCGCAAACCATCAAGACTCACCACAACCGGGTGCCGGAGGTGCGGCGGCTGGAGAAGCAGGGGCGGATCATCGAGCCGTTCAAGTTCCTTTTCAAGGACGAGGTCCGCGCAGTGGCCCGGTTGCTCCAGATCCCCGCCGACCTGTTCAACCGCCACCCATTCCCGGGTCCGGGACTGGCGGTGCGCATCCTCGGCGACGTCACCCCGGCCAAGCTGTCCATCCTAAGGTCGGCCGACGATATCTTCATCAGCGAGCTGAAGCGCAGCGGCTGGTACGAAAAGACCTGGCAGGCGTTCGCCGTGCTGCTGCCGGTGCGCAGCGTCGGCGTCATGGGCGACGAGCGGGCCTACGGCCAGGTCATCGCCCTGCGCGCCGTCACCAGCACCGACGGCATGACCGCCAACTGGGCCGCCCTGCCGGCCGAGGTCCTGGACGCCGCCGCCAACCGCATCGTGCGCCAGGTCCACCAGGTCACCCGCGTCGTTTACGACATCACCGCCAAGCCGCCGGCCACCATCGAATGGGAATGA